ccatatcaatgacataatttgCCGGAATAACTTCTTATGGAAGTCATCTAAATAGACTTTAATGGCTACTTCCACTTATCATTCTAACATAATTGCTTTATCTAAAAGCAATGCAAAATATGCATGACTTAGCAGAATGATTAACCACACTCAAAATCATGTGGTTGTTATTCATCAAAATCAACATGACTTGATTTATCAAGATGCCACCAGTTGTCTTACTCAATACCTACAGGTTATATGAAGAGCAATATCATAAACCACATTGCTCGAAATTTCTTATCCTCGCAAATTATAGAAAAGAGAGGAAATAATTTGCAAACAAAATACTGTGAAAATCCTACATATTATTCATAAAGCCATTATCATATCAATGGAATTGGTATGACACATCCTCCAGATTTGCAAAGTTCATCAGGAGTAATCTACCAAAATATAACCTATTAACAATCATGAGATTGCATAtattgtactctttttcccttgATGAGTTTTCTCTAATGGTTTCTCATAAAAGGTTTTTAACGAGACAATATAAACAGAAGTGTCTGGATATGCCATATCATTTTCTTCTTATATTTTCCCCATTGGGTTTTAAATGAGTTTTCAATGGCATATCAGATTGCACTCTTTTCCCTTATGAGTTATCTCCCAAAGTTTCTCATAGCGGTTTTTAATGAGGCAATATCTTTTCAACATCATATGCAATACTTTCAAGGTTTTTCCCCACATGTTTTTCTTAAAGGAAAGTATACAAAgcatatttatttttctctaaactCACGATCAAGTCTTCTCCTTCTTCAAAGATTTTCCTCATATGAGTTATCAAGAGATAATAATCATTATATGTTGCCATTTTCTCCATATCATTTTCCCACTGGGTttaaaggagttttagcaacatatctacactattctcctcatatttttcccacaggATTTTTGGAGGAGACTTTCAAGATTATATGAATGATCTCTCAAGATGAATATGATGAACATTCTCAAGGGCGGCCATATATTAGAAGGAGTCTATCAAGATGATGCATATTCACCTAGTGAAGCATAGATTATGGGGAGTGTTAAGGATTAATTAAATCTCAATATTTCATGCTTAGGTCGGTTGTGTAGTTTAGCAACCACTAGTTACCGCCTTGTAATAGGGGTATAAATACCCTACACTTCAATCAATTAAATCAGAAGTTCATTCTCTCAACCATTTCCACTTACATAAAGATGTTGGGCAGGTGGGTAGGAGTAGATAAGCTTATTGGGCCATCGAATCTGCCGGCCCGGAGCCACAACCCAGTTCACGTGAACGCCTCGATGTCCATTTCCGATGCAGCAACCCGTTCCGTTTGGGGAGTGTTTAGGCtgtaccgtttccccctctttgggTCTGTGACTAGTTGAGCCTGGTTGAGTGAATACGGGGTAAAAACCATGTTCTGCATCTTGTTTGGTAGGTTGCATACAAGCTAACTGCATTAGGGAAACCGTTTTTCCTAACGTTTGGTGTCTGTGCTGGCTAGGCAaatgcactacacggtgtttgattgCATACACTGGGCATAATTAAGAGTTAACAGCCGCACATGACACACAGAGTTACGATAGAGTGCGTCAACGACTAGGGTGTACAGTGGCCATGGCGTCGCGTCTAACGCGATTAGCATGAAGTCGCATGCGAGCAATCCCGTCGGTGGCGTGGTGAACCAGTTGCTTGCATCGTTGCCGCATGGGAAGTCTGTGAGAAGGGATGAGGAAGAGGGTGTGGAGGCAAAGGACGGGGAGGAGAAGTGCAGTTTGCATGCAATGCCGGCATCAATGTAGTAGGTCGCGGGCGAGGGGTCGGAAGGAATGACACCGCCAGCGGTATGGGGAATGGCATGACATCTATGCGGCAAGGTTGGCGATGATCAGTGAGAACAGAAAATCTGAATTTTGCCTAAACCATCACACAAACATCTTAGTAGAGTACAGTAGAGAGATACACATGTTATCATCTACAACTGTAGAAACAAAAAGCATACAGTACGAAAGTTGTTTAAAACAATGAGATGAAACTACCAGTCAAAGGAAGTTTCAAATAGTTGACCGTGCGTGATGAGTTTGACAAAATTCGTCTAAAATAGCTGGAAACATGAACTTAAACATTTATCGTCAACAAATTTACAAACTGATCTTCTGAATGGAACAACAATGTCGACATGCATCTTTTTTGTATACAACTTATCTTGAATCAAAACACCGTAGTGTAGATTAGAAGGGACTAGATGAAGGAGATTAAGGAGTGTCATTAAAAATACCACACATATGGTGTAGATCTACTCGTTTACGATCGTTGAAACAGAAAATATGCAACACTAAAGTCGTGGGAAACAACGAGATGAACCTACTGGACAAAGGAAATTTCAAACAGTCCACCGTGTGCGATGAATTTGACATAATTCATCCAAAATAGCTTCAAATGAACACGAAATTGAACATTTACAGCGAACGAAACTACAAATTGATCGCCCATATGAGACCACAACATCGAGATGCATATTTTTCATGTAGACCTTATCTTGAATGGAAGCACTCTTGTGTGGATTAAAATTGACCAATAAACGGAGAAGATTAGGAGTTAACACAATGCATCACCTGCAACCTCACTTCCACCATTTATCACGCCTTCATTAGGTTGCATCGCTCGAGCCACCCAGGTCTGCAGTTTTACATCGCTTGAGTCTGGTTCGCTAAAAATGGTCAAATCGAGAGTTTCTAGTAGGCCACACTGAGGGTGCTTTGAACATCATTGCCTATACACCCAAATGCATGATTTTTGCATCATGCGGTCTGGTTGGACCTCATGCGGTCTACCAGACATGTTTTTTGACATAAGGGACATGCGATCGGTCAGGTATGCAAGTGTACGGAAGGGCGTAGCTGAGTTTTACTGTTTCGTGATGGAGCATGACAATGATTATTTTTTTCAAGAAAAACGAGAAACGTGAaggtaaaaaatatatttgctcggTCAAAATCACACGGCTAAAAATATTACAAAGCAGTTCCATAGGAATCGCAGATGAGATTACCCGGGCCCCGGCTTGCAAATGTAAGGAACGACATGTCCATACCGTTCTCAGCATAAGCAGTATCGCCCGTACATTGGGGCCGTCTCCAAGGCCATGACCCGAACCATGTCGTCACTCTCTCCCTCCATCTTATCGACTTTCAAGCACCGAGTTCGTTAGTCGTTACGCTATAAAAAGGAGGGCCGAGCTTCTCTCCACCACAGCACCACCAAAGCAGAGCCTAAACAAGCACATATCCGCTTACGCTTCTCTCCAGCACAACACCACCACAGCTGCAATGGCCAACCACGGAGTCGCCGCTCTCCTGATCGCGTCCCTTCTTGTGGCGGTCACCCTCGCCGACGCCAGGATCACCGTGAACGTGCAGCGCGACAGCATTAACGGAGGTGCGTCCATGTCAACCAATCAACATCATCCAGTTGATCTGCATATGTAGTACAGTAGCAGTGGCTGAATGTGCATGTACGTTTCGCAGGTTATGCGGCGAACAAGAAGGCGGTGCCGGCGCTGACGTGCAACAAGGTGAGCGCGGTGCAGCAGGGCGAGACCTGCTCCTCACTAGCGGAGGACGCCGGGCTGACCCAGGAGGACTTCCTGGGCTTCAACCCCAACATCAACTGCGTCAGGATCTTCGTAGGCCAGTGGGTCTGCCTCGACGCGTCCTCTGCCTAACACACGGTTCAGTTGCATGGACTACGCAGCATCGTTGGTTGCTGCTACTTATGTATGAATAAAGGAGGCTGGTCGCTATGCGTACACCTCTACCACAACTCAAGTTAAGTTTGGTATTTGCATTTCCCTCGCAAAAGGATCGAGGTTCTAGTCTGTCAGTGTCAGTCTGTCTTTGTACCAGCTTTGGCTTAAAATTTGGGTCAGTTGGTCGTGCTTGATTACCAGTGCGTTTACCTTGTGTGTCCCTTTCCTTGATTGTGCCTGATTACCAGTGCGTTACTTTGTGTCTCGCTGTCCGGAGTTTGGTCCGTGTGTCGCGTCTTTGGCATGAAGGAGCACACAATATGACCATTTCGCTGCTTCACCTTCTGCAGCAGGCATAAGTCCTTCGCCTTGTTCTTTACCGTCTTCAATACtactactagcaaaagggcccgtgcattgcaacggaagaaaaaagaTCATAATCTCTGATGGCCACGAtcatattttgctgcatcaccgacATATACTATCACTCTTAATTTcataaaatcatgaacattttctgaactCGTCAACATATaggaaatcatgaatatttttcaaattcgtgaacacttTTACAAAATTGTGAACATTTCCTAAATAaagaacattttttaattcatgaacattttatactatttgcaaaaaaaaataaaaaaatgaacataTTTCTATCAATTTTCATGAATTGCCGAACATTTCTAGAATGGGCGAACATTTTTAAATTCGTGGAACAATTTCTGAAATTCACAAAAAATATTGAtttaatgaacatttttcaaatgcatgatcattttctgaatcagcgaacattttatgaatgaataaactattttgCAGGTCATGCATACTTTTTAAtacattttttaaaaaaatcatgattttgttTTGATTTTTCAAACATTTGTTTTCAAAACTTCTTTTAATAAGCAATTATTCTTTTTATAAAATTGCGATCATTTGttgaatccacaaacattttatgattcattaaaaaatttatttcaaaattatcatttttctattttagaaacttttttaaatgcccaaattatttaaataaaaaaagaaaaacacaaaattaaaaaCAAGTTTAAAAACAGACCGCTCGGATATGGGCCGGCCCAAACGGGCGCGCTACGTCTTGTCCCAGCGCGCAGAGCGCAGTATAGGAGGTTCATACTGCATGGGCCGTCCAGGCGGGGAATTCCCCTGTGTGTAACATTTTTTatcacttatgataatattttacaACTTTGGGAGCAATTTCCGTTTCATACAGCAAGAATCAATTTTTAATTTGTGATTTTGCAACTTTTAACATATGGTGCATATGAATAGAATTATGCATTGGTTATTAAACTTTCGTAAATTGGGATGTATATATGAgaaatgaaataagtgattgcctacttctaAGTACAAATGATAAAGAATTTTAAAGTACATGGGTTAAATTATTGAGAAAAAAGTCAGCTATGCAGATCAATATGGTGCACATGCTTTGACAAACCAAAATGTCTTCAATCAACGTCTACTGGAAACACGTCTCGCAGATCACAACATGTGCGCTGGAGCCCTACCCAAGGGTTTTGGCTTTTGGTTTGTGTTTCTTTCCCGGCGCTGACCGAGATGGCTGAGATTCCGGGCTATTTCAAAAAAAGGGGAAAACATGGACAAAATAGCAAAACAAAAATTTGAATTTTGGAATAAAATTGGCTGACATTTGATTGAAATTTGAAATCAAGCAGGGAAAAGGTAGCGGTCCAACATAACCCGCAAGAGTACAAATATAATGTTTTCTCTAAGGTAATACCTTAATGAGAAGTAAGCCAGGTTTAAAAAATTCAAATGAAGCCAAAAATATTTGGCTGAAAAAGATATATACCAAGCCCGGAATAAATGGCCAAAATTAATTGTCCTGGTCGAAATTCAAAACTCTGCCTTTACCGCACACACGTTTTGCGGAGTACTAACGTGTGCGATGAACCATAAACAAAGCTCACATTTCTCTCTTGGCAAACGTGTGCGACAAACCcatataacacacacacacacacacacacatttcttGGTACAAACATGTGCGGATAACTAGAAAACATGTGCGACAATGGTAGCACCGCACACATTTTGCATTTCTAAAACGTATGTGATGTTTGACGTATCGCAAATGGCATTGTAGGGTTAAATGTTTGTGATATGCATATTATAGCACACACTCTATCATTAATGCGCATCACAAATATTGCACCACAGGAGAGCGGGTGTGATACATATATCATCTCACACGATTTTTTCGGATGGAGTGTTTGATACATTTGATATATCGCAAATGCTTGCCGCAAGATTCATGTATGTGATAGGTTTAGGAATCGATACGGTTTGTTTTTCCTGAACGTAAGCACCATTGGGGCTTATCGCAGATGATTAACCCATATCGTGTGTGATGGAGCCCCCTATCACACACCTTTGCAAGGTAAGGGTTTGAAACTGTGTCTATGAAAGAGTATTTTAACCGTTTGAGTTGCATTAAACTACACTGGTGGGATGGTGCTGCAAACTCTGAATTACcatggttgaacctaagttttcacCACCATTAATTTATGAATGAATCAGCTATACTGGCCTCACAGATATAGTCTCTAGTTCAGACGTTGCCACACACGTAGAAACAAGCATTAATTTTGTAGAAACTTTataggataggatttttatagAAAAAATTCCTTTTgagtcctttggtttgtaggaatgaaatcCTATTCTTACGGAGGAATTCTTccgatcctccacatttcataagaaaataaacattagactagactcaatggaaaaaaatcATATGATGTGTATCAAAGAATAtcttctttcctattcctagtcatAGAATTTGAGATGCAtgccatctcatttcctatgattcTTTTATTCTTATGATTTTCCggccctatgaaccaaaagaggccttacGTTTCTCAAATGCAGAATCGTGCTATTAAATCCCTTGTTGTACACTAATGTCAAATTACATGCGATGAATACAACACACACAAAGTACAAAAAAACCAACCATATGCCTGAAAATGAAATGTATGTGTTAATGTGCACACATTTGAAATAAATGTATTGTTTGCGATGAAGAGAACCATCACACATATTTCATTTAGGTGTATCATGTGTGAAGTGGAGCACATGGTTAAGTAAAACCCGCTCGATCTTCCTGCTGcgctaccccccccccctcccctctaacCTGGCAGCCATACAACTGAATTCCTCGGCATTTCCAATCTACACCGCCCCTCGTCATTGATgagcaatgctacctcttgagcatgcgttggttttcccttgaagaggaaagagtgatgcagcaaattagcgtaagtatttccctcagtttttgagaaccaaggtatcaatccagtaggagactacac
The Triticum dicoccoides isolate Atlit2015 ecotype Zavitan chromosome 3A, WEW_v2.0, whole genome shotgun sequence genome window above contains:
- the LOC119272165 gene encoding uncharacterized protein LOC119272165; amino-acid sequence: MANHGVAALLIASLLVAVTLADARITVNVQRDSINGGASMSTNQHRFAGYAANKKAVPALTCNKVSAVQQGETCSSLAEDAGLTQEDFLGFNPNINCVRIFVGQWVCLDASSA